The genomic interval AGCGCAGACGACGATGGGAACGATCCTCTCGACGTTCAATGGGCGGATCGTTCTCGTGACCGAAACTCTCCTCCCAGATCAGCTTCTGGCGAGACTCACCATGACCGAAGCGACGGCCTGGTTGCTGGAGAAACTGCAAGCAGCGCTGGTGGCCATCCAGCAGCGAGGGGAGACACCAGCGCAGATGGGGGCCAAAACCTTTGGGCTGCTGCCCTGCCGCGAAAGGCTGGGGCAGCCTGGCTTCCGCATCCCTTTCTTTGTCCCCACTGCTCAGCAGTGGCGTGCCATTGCCCTGGGCATGGAGAGCGAACGGGTCATCATCGCTGGCGCTCCTGGAACCGGCAAAACCGCAACGGAGGCGGCATTGATTATGGAGTGGCTGCATGCCGGGAAAACCGTGCTCCTGTTGGCACAGACGAACCGGGCACTCGACAGTGCTATGGCATGCCTGAGGAATTTCTGTGTGCAAAGTGGCCTGGCGCACTTGGTACAGGATCACCGCCTCGTGCGTCTCGGCAAAACGAAGGACCTGGTGGGCGAGGCGTATCGTGACTTGACAGTGGAAGGGATTGTTGAGCAACTTCGGGCCGGACAGATCCAGGAACGTGAGCACTTGCAAGAGATGCAAAGCGAACTGGAGAGCCGCCGGGCTCGCCTTGAGCAAACCGTGCCCAAACGCCGGGCCGCGTGGAAGAAGCAGCGAGAGCCACTGCAAAAGAGGCTCACAATTGCACAACAGGAACGAGCGACGCTCGAAACACAGGAACGGAAATGGAACGAGTCGAGAACTAAGCGTCTTGACGGCATTCCAGCAGAACGGCAGGTTGCTCAGACCGAGCAGGAGACTGCTCAGCAAGCGCTCCAGGACTGGACAGCAACCCTCTCTGCGCTCATAGGGGCAGGGGACACCTGTCAGTGGAGGCTTGATCGGGCACGCGAAGAAGAGGTGGCGTTCTACGGGAGGTCAGCCGCCAGTCGTCTTCTGCATCGTCTGCGTGGAATCACAGAAGAGTCGCTTGTTCGCCAGGTGGCAGAGTGTCGAGCGGCTCTTGTGGAAGCAGAGCAGGCCGTGGAAACGCATGAGCAGAAGCGCCTGGAGGTCACGCAGGCGGTCGAGCGAGCAAGTATGCGGCTTGCCGGTCTGGATGACGAAGAGCGCCATCTGCACGCCCAACTCCAACAGGCGACGACACCGTCCCCCCGGATGCAGGAACTCACGGCGCAGATCGACGAGGCTGAGCGGGCGGTGCAGCAGATAGAGACAGAGGAAAGCGCGGCGGAAGAAGAGGTAAGGGAGATTCAGCGCGCCTCTCGTCGCCTCACGGAACGGATCGAGGAGATCGACGCTGAGCAGCGTGCCGCCTCACAGCGCGTGATTGCCGAGGCGCAACTCATCGGGGCCACGCTCACGGCGCTCACGACGAACCCCTCCCTCCGGGATCGCCTCTTTGACGCGGTCGTCATTGACGAGGCCTCCCTGGTCTCGCTGGCGCTGCTGCTGGTGGCAGTGACCCACGCCGCCCGGCATGTGGCCATCGTGGGAGATCCCAGGCAACTGGCCCCCATTGTCAAAGTGAAGGACGAGCGCGAAGCACCACATGCCATGCGCTGGTTGGGGACGGATCTCTTTGCCTATTTGATATTGGTGGCGAATTCACAAATCCAGCTTGAACTGTGAGGAAGGAAGCTCATAATCACGCGCAGTTTGGCACTTCGCCACCAACATCTATTTGTCGGTGAGCCTGGCTGACGCAGAGGAGGGCAGGAACCAAGTCGTCTTTCTCTCACAGCAGTCACGTTTTCTCCCAGAAATCGCGGCACTGGTCTCTGAGTTGTTCTATGATGGGCGATTGCAGAATCGCCTGGACCCAGACCGCATCCCGCTCCAACTCTCCCCGCACCCAGAGTGTCCCCTGCTGCTGGTGAACACGGGGGATCAGGATCGGGGCAAAGGGAAAGGCGGAGACAAAGTGTGCCGGGCCAAGCGGCCGACGAGTGGGAATACCGGCTCCAAGTACAATGAGTATCATGTACGGTGTGTCGTCCAGTTCGTCCGGACACTCCAGCCCCAAGTGCCACCGCGCGAGTCCGGTGAGCCACACATCTGCGTGATTACTCCCTACGGGGCGCAGAAAAACAAGATACGCCAGGCCTTGCAGGCGCATCGTCTCCTCTCAGGAGTCCAGGTAGGGACGGTGCATAGTGCGCAAAGTGTAGAGTACCCCCTGTGTGATCTTCGACCTGGTGGAAGGATACAAGGTGCCCATCGAAGATTTCTCGCGGATGTCTGGGGGCAGAATGGGATCCCCACCAAGGCCACGCGGTTACTGAATGTCGCGAGTTCGCGTGCCAGCGACAAGCTGATCTTTGTGGCCAATGTCGACTATATTCAGCAATGCGATCCGCGCCAGAGGCACCTGTGTTGAGCGACAATGAGAAGTGAGCAGTGACGCGCATGACAACTGCCGGTTGAGAGAACACAGGGGATGAGCATCGTCGCGACTTGTCCCCTGCTGAAGAGGAGGAAGAGCCTCCCTGGACAAAAGCCCGCAGGAGG from Ktedonobacteraceae bacterium carries:
- a CDS encoding AAA domain-containing protein, translated to MARYLHPELVNHLEEMLVGIQEALIEARRNEPYHIALDGELQTTSVAGSTYLFTLAENDDWEPRQNTSVAIWLDPADRAQTTMGTILSTFNGRIVLVTETLLPDQLLARLTMTEATAWLLEKLQAALVAIQQRGETPAQMGAKTFGLLPCRERLGQPGFRIPFFVPTAQQWRAIALGMESERVIIAGAPGTGKTATEAALIMEWLHAGKTVLLLAQTNRALDSAMACLRNFCVQSGLAHLVQDHRLVRLGKTKDLVGEAYRDLTVEGIVEQLRAGQIQEREHLQEMQSELESRRARLEQTVPKRRAAWKKQREPLQKRLTIAQQERATLETQERKWNESRTKRLDGIPAERQVAQTEQETAQQALQDWTATLSALIGAGDTCQWRLDRAREEEVAFYGRSAASRLLHRLRGITEESLVRQVAECRAALVEAEQAVETHEQKRLEVTQAVERASMRLAGLDDEERHLHAQLQQATTPSPRMQELTAQIDEAERAVQQIETEESAAEEEVREIQRASRRLTERIEEIDAEQRAASQRVIAEAQLIGATLTALTTNPSLRDRLFDAVVIDEASLVSLALLLVAVTHAARHVAIVGDPRQLAPIVKVKDEREAPHAMRWLGTDLFAYLILVANSQIQLEL